From Salinirubellus salinus, the proteins below share one genomic window:
- a CDS encoding alpha-1 4-glucan-protein synthase produces the protein MQPDTCVVVPTIREYECVREYVANAREHGHADRLFFCLVTEDFCDTERMREMLADLDVAGRVFDASDRADWYREQDVDEYDHVIPAASHAETSFGLLYLWANEQFDYGFFIDDDTLPHDTDFFGGHYTNLDRSGEVTAVRSDENWVNVLFENFEEHGLYPRGYPYAAMDETVEIGTTTLAAGDVVASQGLWTNVPDLDAVRILMDGDLRGQAATRTTRADFDEDFVAEPGQYLTVCSMNLAFRREVVPAFYQLPMDDNEWDVGRFDDIWSGVFLKRAADLLGDQILTGTPLCEHNKAPRSTFDDLNNEVPALELNEHVWKVVDEVGDGADSYREAFAAMADALADGEFDEWNNGGFLNFVGEHMRDWLDCLAALDAPRATPATARADDD, from the coding sequence ATGCAACCGGACACCTGCGTGGTGGTCCCGACCATCCGAGAGTACGAGTGCGTCCGCGAGTACGTCGCCAACGCCCGCGAACACGGACACGCCGACCGCCTCTTCTTCTGTCTCGTGACAGAGGACTTCTGTGACACCGAGCGGATGCGCGAGATGCTCGCCGACCTCGACGTGGCCGGCCGGGTCTTCGACGCGAGCGACCGGGCCGACTGGTACCGCGAACAGGACGTCGACGAGTACGACCACGTGATCCCGGCGGCGAGCCACGCCGAGACGAGCTTCGGCCTCCTCTACCTCTGGGCCAACGAGCAGTTCGACTACGGCTTCTTCATCGACGACGACACCCTCCCGCACGACACGGACTTCTTCGGGGGGCACTACACGAACCTCGACCGTTCGGGCGAGGTGACTGCTGTGCGCTCCGACGAGAACTGGGTCAACGTCCTCTTCGAGAACTTCGAGGAGCACGGCCTCTACCCCCGTGGCTATCCGTACGCCGCGATGGACGAGACGGTGGAGATCGGCACCACGACGCTCGCCGCGGGCGACGTAGTCGCCTCGCAGGGCCTCTGGACGAACGTCCCGGACCTCGACGCGGTCCGCATCCTGATGGACGGCGACCTGCGCGGACAGGCCGCCACCCGGACGACCCGCGCGGACTTCGACGAGGACTTCGTCGCCGAACCGGGCCAGTACCTCACGGTCTGTTCGATGAACCTCGCGTTCCGCCGCGAGGTGGTCCCGGCGTTCTACCAGTTGCCGATGGACGACAACGAGTGGGACGTGGGCCGCTTCGACGACATCTGGTCGGGTGTCTTCCTCAAACGCGCTGCCGACCTGCTCGGCGACCAGATCCTCACGGGGACGCCGCTCTGCGAGCACAACAAGGCGCCCCGCTCGACGTTCGACGACCTGAACAACGAGGTGCCGGCGCTCGAACTCAACGAGCACGTCTGGAAGGTCGTCGACGAGGTGGGCGACGGGGCCGACTCCTACCGCGAGGCGTTCGCGGCGATGGCCGACGCGCTGGCCGACGGCGAGTTCGACGAGTGGAACAACGGCGGGTTCCTCAACTTCGTCGGCGAGCACATGCGCGACTGGCTGGACTGTCTCGCGGCGCTCGACGCACCGCGTGCGACCCCTGCGACGGCGAGGGCCGACGATGACTGA